A genome region from Salvia splendens isolate huo1 chromosome 19, SspV2, whole genome shotgun sequence includes the following:
- the LOC121778233 gene encoding 3-ketoacyl-CoA synthase 6-like has product MAPLLTKRTYRFVVNNFFKFIFIPIALAISAKADYIIQFYYSMHLNSLHLLCTSFLILYTLTVFLISRPRPVYLVDYALFKPPRSYRVSFAGYIEHARMGRLFNEPKSIHFQMKILERSGLGEETCLPPAIHYIPPTPTMALAREEAELVIFSAMDSLFTKTGVKPREIGILILNCSLFSPTPSMTAMVINKYKMRSNIKSFNLSGMGCSAGLISIDLASDLLQKHPNSNAIVISTEILTPNSYLGKERAMLLPNCLFRMGAAAVLLSNRRSDRRRAKYRLSHVVRTHKGADDKSYGCVSQEEDEEGYVGIKLNIDLMAVAGEALKSNITAIGPLVLPASEQLLFAISLIGRKFFNSRSKPYIPDFKEAFEHFCIHAGGRAVIDELQRSLQLTNEQVEASRMALHRFGNTSSSSLWYELSYIESKGRMRKGDRVWQIAFGSGFKCNSAVWRCNRTIELPVEGPWADCIDKYPVHIPEVVKL; this is encoded by the coding sequence ATGGCTCCGTTGTTAACTAAACGAACCTACCGATTCGTAGTAAacaatttcttcaaattcattttCATACCAATCGCACTAGCTATTTCTGCCAAAGCGGATTATATCATACAGTTCTACTATTCCATGCATCTCAACTCACTCCACTTACTATGCACCTCCTTCCTAATCCTCTACACCCTCACCGTGTTCCTCATCTCCCGCCCGCGCCCGGTCTACCTCGTCGACTACGCCCTCTTCAAGCCCCCCCGCAGCTACCGTGTCTCCTTCGCCGGATACATCGAGCACGCCCGCATGGGGCGGCTCTTCAACGAGCCGAAAAGCATCCACTTCCAAATGAAGATTCTAGAACGTTCCGGACTCGGAGAAGAAACATGCCTCCCGCCCGCCATACACTACATCCCCCCGACTCCAACGATGGCGCTAGCCCGGGAAGAAGCCGAGCTCGTCATTTTCTCCGCGATGGATTCACTATTTACCAAGACCGGAGTCAAACCGAGGGAAATTggcattttaattttaaattgtagCTTATTTTCACCGACGCCGTCGATGACGGCGATGGTGATTAATAAGTACAAAATGAGGAGTAATATAAAAAGCTTCAATCTCTCCGGCATGGGATGCAGCGCCGGCCTGATCTCGATCGATCTCGCATCAGATCTGCTCCAAAAACATCCTAATTCAAACGCGATTGTGATTAGCACCGAGATTTTAACCCCAAATTCCTACCTAGGGAAGGAGAGAGCAATGCTCCTCCCAAATTGCCTCTTCCGGATGGGCGCCGCCGCCGTGCTTTTATCCAATCGCAGATCCGATCGCCGCCGCGCGAAATACCGCCTCTCTCACGTCGTCCGAACGCACAAAGGCGCGGACGATAAATCGTACGGATGCGTATCGCAGGAGGAGGACGAGGAAGGTTACGTCGGGATCAAATTGAATATCGATCTGATGGCGGTGGCCGGAGAGGCCTTGAAATCGAACATCACGGCGATCGGACCGCTGGTCCTCCCCGCATCGGAGCAATTGCTCTTCGCGATCTCGCTGATTGGGAGAAAATTCTTCAATTCGAGATCTAAACCTTACATTCCCGATTTCAAAGAGGCGTTTGAGCATTTCTGCATCCACGCGGGCGGGAGGGCGGTGATTGATGAGCTGCAGAGGAGTCTGCAGCTGACGAATGAGCAGGTGGAGGCGTCGAGGATGGCGCTGCATAGATTCGGAAACACTTCTTCTTCGTCGCTGTGGTATGAATTGAGCTACATAGAGTCGAAGGGGAGGATGAGGAAAGGGGATAGGGTTTGGCAGATTGCGTTTGGCAGTGGATTTAAGTGTAACAGCGCGGTGTGGAGATGTAACCGGACGATCGAGTTGCCGGTGGAGGGGCCGTGGGCCGACTGCATTGATAAGTATCCAGTGCATATTCCCGAAGTTGTGAAGCTCTAG